A section of the Diabrotica virgifera virgifera chromosome 8, PGI_DIABVI_V3a genome encodes:
- the LOC126890106 gene encoding uncharacterized protein LOC126890106: MQCDSCLKVLSSRSSVTRHKRESCPQRFNNKVKKVKLSGVDTSANINYSATAEATSRPTAEASNTRSVKTRSNIIECQDCYKKICGRGLTGHLRSNSHKSVINYLDSGVEKLSSSFKNRISSYRLTSSKHHTDHLEFFNEIEGNVLSLLHNYLHEFKVIKVNVELYSMYTIPEKDTYDLKSFNTQNQIITISTNLKQAYQDFISEILPKVSEIQEKDSGWSLLQIQSLEVNINKYNPLRSSSYIRLPRQIEVKKAVINIMNKDEACFGWAVNASIFNPTGKSNLTTSYPHYTSLLQFHNIEFPMKLSDIPKFELLNNISINVFGVSECFKNNVTQLEIVGPLYHTKSKKSTHVNLLLIFDDNGNSHYCYIKNLSRLISSQKSHHNGQTFLCNGCLQFFSSLERLHKHEDNDCNFVYTKLPTTDMILNKFGRLQKENILQFSNFHKQMQVPFVIYADFESILQPIQHATPSDNSSFTVKTYQHTPYSFGFYIKCYFDDSLSQLIIYRGDNVAETFIQKLEKEVYTIYHKYLKHIKPMKKLTTAEELQFFESKCCHICDKPFDINEMKVRDHSHLTGLFSGAAHNACNLNYKLPKFIPVFMHNLTNYDAHLFITKLAQNNEKIDVIAQTKEKYISFTKLLLVDRGLEQNTYLKLRFVDSFRFLPHSLDNLSKTLNGDQCLELRKYCRSNEEFGLLRQKGVFPYSYLDNFSKLSEVSLPAQEQFFDVLKGEGISDEKYLRAKQVWEVFDCKNLGEYSDVYLKSDVLLLADVFENFRRNCLFNYKLDPAQYLTAPSLSWDAMLRKTNIQLELLTDIDMLHFFKKGIRGGISQCSTRFATANNQYCENYDCSKPTSYILYLDATNLYGYAMSQYLPHGDFRWLDGVEITNFDCLSIDDESPKGYVLEVDLTYPETLHDHHNDLPFCPENIIPPNGKDPKLVLTLLPKHKYIIHYRNLKQCVEQGLKVAKIYRILEFSQSPWLKPYIELNTNLRNSSDNEFDKSTYKNYTNSIYGKTMENVDKRVDIKLLSHWENLPGSIGAEGFISMPNFHSVSIFSDNLVAIQMNILKIVYDKPVYVGFSILEISKIRMYDFFYNYIKAKYMGDATLLYTDTDSLILHIQTENVYRDIKENLDLFDTSNYPVDNIFNIPKTPSVVGKLKDEFKGQPITNFCGTGAKAYCVTLSNNKHFKKAKGISKNVINKSLTFTDYKQVVDNANAKIYRKMYTFKSHLHEMYTELKNKVALTSHDDKRYVIPGAINTLAWGHYKIDAFIPDQQQNNLDYLIQQAKLLLPEQENNDGREFYVDSFEMDLL; encoded by the coding sequence ATGCAGTGCGACTCCTGTTTAAAAGTTTTATCCAGCAGAAGCAGTGTAACTCGACATAAACGGGAAAGTTGTCCACAACGGTTTAATAATAAAGTGAAAAAGGTGAAACTTTCAGGTGTTGATACATCAGCTAATATAAACTATTCGGCTACTGCAGAAGCAACTTCCCGTCCTACCGCAGAAGCATCTAATACCCGTTCAGTTAAGACTAGATCCAATATTATAGAATGTCaagattgttataaaaaaatttgtgGAAGAGGGCTAACAGGACATTTACGTAGTAATTCACACAAAAGTGTTATTAATTATCTAGACAGTGGGGTTGAGAAACTATCAAGTTCGTTTAAAAATCGTATTAGTAGTTACCGTCTTACTAGCAGCAAACATCACACCGACCACTTggaattttttaatgaaattgagGGAAATGTTTTGAGTCTTCTACATAACTATTTACACGAATTTAAAGTGATAAAAGTTAATGTCGAACTTTACTCTATGTATACAATACCTGAAAAAGATACTtatgatttaaaatcatttaatacTCAAAATCAAATTATTACTATTTCTACTAATCTGAAACAAGCATATCAAGATTTTATTAGTGAAATATTACCCAAGGTTTCGGAAATACAAGAAAAGGATTCTGGATGGAGTCTTTTACAAATCCAATCATTAGAAGTTAATATCAATAAGTACAACCCTCTACGATCTTCTTCATATATCAGGTTGCCACGACAAATCGAGGTAAAAAAAGCGGTCATTAATATAATGAATAAAGATGAAGCATGTTTTGGTTGGGCGGTAAACGCATCCATTTTTAACCCGACAGGTAAATCCAATCTTACTACTTCTTATCCGCATTATACTAGTCTCTTACAGTTCCATAATATAGAATTCCCTATGAAATTGTCAGATATACCAAAATTTGAATTACTAAATAATATTTCAATTAACGTTTTTGGGGTCagtgaatgttttaaaaataatgttacaCAATTGGAAATCGTTGGACCACTGTATCatacaaaatctaaaaaatctACACAtgttaatttattacttatttttgatGATAACGGGAATAGTCattattgttatattaaaaatttatcaCGGTTAATATCAAGTCAAAAATCACATCATAATGGTCAgacttttttatgtaatggttgTTTACAATTTTTCTCATCCTTGGAACGTCTTCACAAACATGAAGACAATGATTGTAACTTTGTATATACTAAGCTTCCAACTACAGACATGATTCTCAATAAATTTGGGCGTCTACAAAAAGAAAATATCTTACAGTTTTCCAACTTTCATAAACAAATGCAAGTTCCGTTTGTTATATACGCTGATTTTGAAAGTATACTACAACCGATACAACATGCGACACCTTCTGATAATTCCTCATTCACTGTTAAAACCTACCAGCACACACCATATTCATTCGGTTTttatattaaatgttattttgATGATAGCTTATCACAACTTATTATTTACCGTGGTGATAATGTGGCTGAAACATTTATTCAAAAACTAGAAAAAGAAGTTTACACTATTTATCATAAATACCTTAAACATATTAAACCCATGAAAAAACTCACAACGGCAGAggaattacaattttttgaaagtAAGTGTTGTCACATTTGTGATAAACCATTCGATATTAACGAAATGAAGGTTAGAGATCATTCGCATTTAACGGGGTTGTTTTCGGGAGCAGCTCATAACGCTTGTAATTTAAATTACAAATTACCAAAATTTATTCCTGTTTTTATGCATAATTTAACCAATTACGATGCAcatctttttataacaaaattagctcaaaataatgaaaaaattgatgTTATTGCACaaactaaagaaaaatatatatcatttaCCAAATTACTTTTAGTTGATCGCGGTCTAGAgcaaaatacatatttaaaattaaGGTTTGTAGATTCTTTCAGATTTTTACCTCATTCACTAGATAATTTAAGTAAAACTCTCAACGGTGATCAATGTCTAGAGTTACGAAAATATTGTCGGTCAAATGAAGAGTTCGGATTGTTACGGCAGAAAGGTGTTTTCCCTTATTCATACTTGGATAACTTTTCAAAACTTAGTGAGGTATCTTTACCTGCACAAGAACAATTCTTCGATGTTTTAAAAGGTGAAGGTATTTCCGATGAAAAATATTTACGAGCTAAGCAAGTTTGGGAAGTTTTTGATTGTAAAAATTTAGGAGAGTACTCTGATGTTTATTTAAAATCGGATGTTTTATTATTAGCTgatgtttttgaaaattttcggcgtaattgtttatttaattataaattagATCCTGCTCAATATTTAACAGCTCCATCACTTAGCTGGGATGCCATGTTGCGTAAAACTAATATTCAGCTTGAATTATTAACAGATATTGATatgcttcatttttttaaaaagggTATACGTGGAGGTATAAGTCAATGTAGCACTAGATTTGCTACTGCAAATAATCAGTATTGTGAAAATTATGATTGTTCTAAACCTACTTCCTATATTCTTTATTTAGACGCAACAAATCTTTATGGTTACGCTATGAGTCAATATCTTCCACATGGCGATTTTCGGTGGTTAGATGGTGTAGAAATCACTAATTTTGATTGTTTATCAATCGATGATGAATCTCCGAAGGGGTATGTTTTAGAAGTTGATTTAACATATCCTGAAACATTGCATGATCATCACAACGACTTACCGTTTTGCCCTGAAAATATAATACCTCCTAATGGTAAAGATCCCAAACTTGTATTAACGTTGTTACCGAAACATAAATATATTATCCATTATAGAAATCTAAAACAATGTGTTGAACAAGGGTTAAAGGTAGCTAAAATTTATCGAATTCTAGAATTTTCTCAATCACCGTGGTTAAAACCTTATATTGAATTGAATACGAATTTACGCAATTCCTCAGATAATGAATTTGATAAAAGCACATATAAGAATTACACCAACTCTATTTATGGGAAAACTATGGAAAACGTTGATAAAAGGGTTGATATTAAACTATTATCCCACTGGGAAAACTTACCCGGTAGTATCGGTGCTGAAGGATTTATTAGTATGCCGAATTTCCACTCAGTTTCAATATTTTCTGACAATTTAGTCGCAATtcaaatgaatattttaaaaattgtttacgACAAACCCGTATATGTCGGTTTTTCGATTTTAGAAATATCCAAAATTCGTATGTATGATTTCTTTTACAACTATATTAAAGCTAAATATATGGGTGATGCAACCCTTTTGTATACCGACACTGAttctttaattttacatattcaaACAGAAAACGTGTACCGCGATATTAAAGAAAATCTTGATTTATTTGATACATCTAATTACCCAGtagataatatttttaatatacccaaaacaCCATCAGTAGTTGGTAAATTAAAGGATGAGTTTAAAGGTCAACCAATTACAAATTTTTGTGGTACTGGTGCCAAAGCTTATTGTGTGACATTGAGtaacaataaacattttaaaaaagcaaaaggGATTTCCAAAAACGTTATAAATAAATCTTTAACATTTACGGATTACAAACAAGTGGTTGATAATGCTAATGCAAAGATTTATCGTAAAATGTATACATTTAAGTCACATTTACATGAAATGTATACCGAGTTAAAAAATAAGGTTGCTTTAACTTCCCACGATGATAAgaggtatgttatacctggggcTATTAATACATTAGCGTGGGGTCATTACAAAATAGATGCCTTTATACCTGACCAACAACAAAACAATCTCGATTATTTAATCCAACAAGCTAAACTACTTCTACCAGAACAAGAAAATAATGATGGGCGCGAATTTTATGTAGATAGTTTTGAAATGGATTTATTATGA
- the LOC126890031 gene encoding uncharacterized protein LOC126890031, producing the protein MFARLFQSCFPSAGEMDLDNILNFETLKCHTQCVSVGKRVLCEESEVPPSKKRRDVFSVDSSFVPPSVSGVRDSRKRAPSEESVIYVGSETLPLNQPRSEMGRLILKIKKNTAVAAQTFKVAAEVHASPSVQTSKHHSTSFEDISDSEDGTSDHPSLQTCNKPSIEGYPSIGDILNISELGSSPEEGLTQTHITQPQAEEEIPMKPMTETQVWEKELISRTEPSLTNVVTRVLQIPNRAEAYHQALCEDFKGGLVSALERHQDRIQERLNENLKESELLKKAIQNIFSYGEKISEAFHEENIRLSQDLINIKASLANAVRSDSRDLFNKNVAGDVLRCGMRDEGA; encoded by the exons ATGTTCGCTCGATTATTCCAGTCTTGTTTTCCATCCGCCGGTGAAATGGatttagataatattttaaatttcgaAACTCTTAAATGTCACACGCAATGTGTAAGTGTCGGAAAGCGTGTTCTGTGTGAAGAGTCGGAGGTGCCGCCGTCGAAAAAAAGACGGGATGTATTTAGTGTTGATTCGTCGTTCGTCCCTCCATCGGTATCGGGAGTGAGGGATAGCAGAAAGAGAGCGCCGTCAGAGGAAAGCGTCATTTATGTGGGGAGCGAAACACTCCCCCTAAATCAGCCACGCAGCGAGATGGGACGCTtaattctaaaaattaaaaaaaatacagcGGTGGCGGCGCAAACTTTCAAAGTAGCGGCGGAGGTGCACGCTTCTCCAAGCGTGCAAACATCAAAACACCACTCTACATCTTTTGAAGATATTTCCGACTCTGAAGACGGGACATCTGATCACCCTTCACTTCAAACCTGCAACAAACCCTCTATCGAGGGTTACCCCTCTATCGGAGATATATTAAATATCTCCGAATTGGGATCATCACCTGAAGAGGGGTTAACACAGACACATATAACTCAACCCCAAGCTGAAGAGGAAATACCCATGAAACCTATGACTGAGACCCAAGTCTGGGAAAAAGAGCTTATATCGAGAACAGAGCCGTCACTCACTAATGTAGTGACGAGAGTTCTCCAAATCCCCAACCGCGCAGAAGCTTACCACCAAGCATTATGTGAGGATTTTAAGGGAGGACTTGTGTCGGCTCTTGAACGTCATCAAGACCGCATTCAGGAAAGGTTAAATGAGAATTTAAAGGAAAGTGAACTCCTTAAAAAAGCCAtccaaaacattttttcatatggTGAAAAAATTTCCGAGGCTTTTCACGAGGAGAATATCCGGCTTTCACAGGATCTCATTAATATAAAAGCTTCCCTGGCCAATGCTGTGAGGTCAGATTCTCGAG ACTTATTCAACAAAAATGTCGCTGGTGATGTCCTGAGATGCGGGATGCGGGATGAAGGTGCATAA
- the LOC126890105 gene encoding uncharacterized protein LOC126890105, which produces MEVLHVTGQPYNDTTIQEYQFHAYSPYIPGKLNYNDEIRIPIQDLDAYTLPSTSYLDIEGKLLTHDDKEPTKLKFINNAISFLFRELRYELNGVIIDSVREVGLVSTIKNYLSLNENESILFQNAGWFPKSENEKIIVDAHGNFNVCIPLRLLSGFFEDFRRIIMNCKQELILIRSNDDVDAIVSIDETERPKVEITKLQWNVAHVSPSMREQLRLNSIAHKNIELPIKFRSWQMIEYPSLNNATRHTWAVKTSTNIETPRHIIIAFQKGRKSKITKDMSKFDHNDLKNIKVFLNSERFPYNDLQIDFDTNKFAQIYEMFGSFQTSYYNLNLNQPIFNPQDFKTKTPLIHIDCSRQKEVIQNGSVVLRIEFETNTPSTTDVSAYCLILHEKEFTYNPLTKIVKQY; this is translated from the coding sequence ATGGAGGTGTTACATGTAACTGGGCAACCTTATAATGACACGACTATACAAGAATACCAATTTCACGCCTATTCACCATATATTCCCGGAAAATTGAACTATAACGATGAAATACGAATTCCCATTCAAGATCTAGACGCGTACACGTTACCTTCAACATCATATCTCGACATAGAGGGGAAGCTACTCACACATGATGATAAGGAGCCaacaaaactaaaatttataaataacgcTATTTCCTTTTTATTTCGCGAGCTTCGGTATGAATTAAATGGAGTTATTATAGATTCTGTTCGAGAGGTTGGACTGGTATCAACGATTAAAAACTATCTAAGTCTCAACGAAAACGAAAGTATTCTATTCCAAAATGCTGGATGGTTTCCAAAAtcagaaaatgaaaaaataatagtgGACGCTCATGGTAACTTTAACGTTTGCATACCATTACGATTATTATCAGGTTTTTTTGAAGACTTCAGACGAATTATAATGAATTGTAAGCAGGAGCTCATTTTAATACGATCAAACGATGATGTCGATGCAATTGTGAGTATTGACGAAACCGAACGCCCCAAAGTCGAAATTACAAAATTACAGTGGAATGTAGCCCATGTTAGCCCAAGCATGCGTGAACAACTACGATTAAATAGTATAGCTCATAAAAATATTGAGCTACCAATTAAATTTCGTTCGTGGCAAATGATTGAATACCCATCATTAAATAATGCGACACGGCATACGTGGGCGGTAAAAACCAGTACTAACATTGAAACACCGAGACATATCATTATCGCATTTCAGAAAGGGAGAAAATCAAAGATTACTAAAGATATGAGCAAATTTGATCATAACGACCTtaaaaatataaaggtatttttgAATTCTGAACGATTTCCTTATAATGATTTACAAATAGATTTTGACACTAACAAATTCGCTCAAATTTATGAGATGTTTGGAAGTTTTCAGACAAGTTATTATAATTTAAACTTAAACCAACCGATATTTAACCCGCAAGATTTTAAAACTAAGACACCACTAATACATATAGATTGCTCTAGACAGAAAGAAGTGATCCAAAATGGGTCCGTCGTTCTCCGTATCGAATTTGAAACAAATACACCTTCAACAACTGATGTATCTGCTTATTGTTTAATTTTACATGAGAAGGAATTTACATACAATCCACTAACAAAAATAGTAAAGCAGTATTAA